One segment of Exiguobacterium aurantiacum DSM 6208 DNA contains the following:
- a CDS encoding IS3 family transposase (programmed frameshift), with amino-acid sequence MTKRAHRVYTDEFKEQVVQLYLNGKPRIDIVREYDLTPSALGRWINQSRATGSFKAEDNLSDEARELRDLRKQVRQLEMENDIFKASHADHRTKVTVIKNNMHKYSVSAMCKVLKLSRSTFYYESKRRPAVDDVTGDVIEIFRRSRDNYGTRKIKVELQRLGKRVSRRRIGRIMNEQGLVSSYTVAQFKPKRSNPNESTVKNELNREFRQEKELSVIVSDLTYVRVQNKWNYVCVFVDLFNREIIGHSVGERKDADLVARAIATIPADLRRVGMFHTDRGSEFNNKLVSDTLRSFGIRRSLSDKGCPYDNAVSEATYKVLKIEFVKKQTFPNLTVLDRELRDYIHWFNHIRIHGTLGYLTPKEYKKRDLLKNV; translated from the exons ATGACAAAGAGAGCGCACCGCGTTTACACAGATGAATTCAAAGAACAGGTCGTCCAGCTCTATCTTAACGGGAAGCCGAGGATCGATATCGTTCGCGAGTACGATTTGACACCATCAGCACTGGGACGTTGGATCAACCAGAGCCGTGCGACCGGTTCGTTCAAGGCAGAGGACAACCTGAGCGACGAGGCCCGTGAACTCCGTGACCTGCGCAAGCAAGTGAGGCAACTCGAGATGGAGAATGACATTT TTAAAGCAAGCCACGCTGATCATAGGACGAAAGTAACTGTCATCAAGAACAATATGCACAAATACTCGGTATCAGCAATGTGTAAAGTCCTGAAACTGTCAAGAAGTACCTTCTACTACGAATCCAAGAGGCGACCGGCGGTCGACGACGTGACCGGTGATGTCATCGAGATCTTCCGTCGCAGTCGTGACAATTATGGGACGCGCAAGATCAAGGTCGAGCTACAGCGTCTAGGGAAGCGTGTGTCACGCCGACGCATCGGACGCATCATGAATGAGCAGGGACTCGTGTCCTCCTACACCGTCGCACAATTCAAACCGAAACGAAGCAATCCTAACGAGTCCACGGTGAAAAACGAGCTGAATCGTGAGTTCCGTCAGGAAAAGGAACTGTCGGTCATCGTGAGTGATTTGACGTACGTCAGGGTCCAAAACAAATGGAACTATGTATGTGTATTTGTCGATCTGTTCAATCGGGAAATCATCGGACATAGCGTCGGCGAACGCAAGGATGCGGACCTGGTGGCCCGGGCGATCGCAACAATTCCAGCTGATCTCCGTCGGGTAGGCATGTTTCACACCGACCGTGGGAGCGAATTCAACAACAAACTCGTGAGCGACACGTTGCGCAGCTTCGGGATCCGTCGTTCGCTCAGTGACAAGGGCTGTCCTTACGACAACGCAGTGTCAGAGGCGACGTACAAGGTCCTCAAAATCGAGTTCGTCAAGAAGCAGACTTTCCCGAATCTGACAGTTCTCGACCGTGAATTACGTGATTACATACATTGGTTCAATCACATCAGAATCCATGGGACATTAGGTTACCTGACACCGAAAGAATATAAAAAAAGAGACCTCTTAAAAAATGTCTAG
- a CDS encoding hydroxyethylthiazole kinase: MQLSARERAPIVHCITNQIFANFQANGLLAVGCSFAGLLYKYTQRRIMAAGSEVIGTGLLASLVELYSPGF; the protein is encoded by the coding sequence ATGCAACTCTCTGCTCGTGAAAGAGCGCCAATTGTACATTGTATTACAAATCAGATCTTTGCAAATTTTCAAGCTAATGGATTGCTCGCTGTAGGTTGCTCATTTGCAGGACTACTGTACAAGTATACACAGAGGAGAATAATGGCAGCCGGTAGTGAGGTGATTGGAACAGGACTGCTGGCTTCATTAGTGGAGCTCTACTCGCCTGGGTTTTAG
- a CDS encoding ISL3 family transposase produces MSSDEEPNVFPVIPGRHDIPCPLCQRKTIQHSKKRRRFRHGHAWNVGVLWIELDVPRQRCTSCDLTFVYDYGLGLVRTSTEVFRKGIAKRCHGRTISDVAREYGLPYTTVERWFYQYASVETMERATHVLVDEFATRKGHHYATIVLDAKSGQLLSIVPGRDVAAITAALQDISGDIRSVVSDFAPAMAKAINHVFPEAEHVLDRFHLVQFFTDALRRRRRFLNEARRHHHVRVIDRSLARRPETLTGEDREVARSCIQEDPFIRNLYQGLQHIRYVLKATCEIQAQRRLTDWLDRYQFHPCGPLAKIAKAIRVREQAMRQTIVSRLSNGKMEGTNNKIKLIKRRGYGYRNLERFFLRLRLEIGRQNSNHELW; encoded by the coding sequence ATGTCGTCAGACGAAGAACCAAACGTTTTTCCGGTCATCCCGGGTCGACATGACATCCCTTGTCCGCTTTGCCAGAGAAAGACCATCCAGCATTCGAAAAAGCGGCGTCGCTTTCGACACGGTCATGCGTGGAACGTCGGTGTACTCTGGATCGAACTGGATGTCCCACGTCAAAGATGCACCTCTTGTGATTTGACGTTCGTGTATGACTACGGTCTCGGGCTCGTCCGCACTTCCACCGAGGTTTTCCGGAAAGGCATCGCAAAACGTTGCCACGGACGGACGATCTCAGATGTCGCACGCGAGTACGGCCTCCCTTATACGACGGTGGAGCGCTGGTTCTATCAGTACGCTTCAGTGGAGACGATGGAGCGTGCAACGCATGTCCTGGTCGACGAGTTCGCCACGAGAAAGGGGCACCACTATGCGACGATTGTCCTCGATGCCAAGAGTGGACAGCTTCTGTCCATTGTCCCGGGCCGGGACGTGGCAGCCATCACGGCAGCACTTCAAGACATATCCGGGGATATCCGTTCTGTCGTCAGTGATTTTGCACCGGCGATGGCGAAGGCCATCAACCATGTCTTCCCGGAGGCAGAACATGTGCTGGACCGGTTCCACCTCGTCCAGTTCTTCACGGACGCTCTTCGCCGACGGCGTCGTTTTTTGAACGAGGCAAGACGCCATCACCACGTTCGCGTGATCGATCGTTCGCTCGCGCGTCGCCCGGAAACGCTGACTGGGGAAGACCGGGAGGTCGCCCGTTCCTGTATTCAGGAAGATCCATTCATTCGGAACCTCTATCAAGGGCTCCAGCATATCCGGTATGTGCTGAAGGCGACGTGCGAGATACAGGCGCAACGGCGGCTGACGGACTGGTTGGACCGTTATCAGTTCCATCCGTGCGGGCCCTTAGCGAAGATCGCGAAAGCGATCCGGGTCCGAGAGCAAGCAATGCGCCAGACCATCGTGTCAAGGTTGTCGAACGGGAAGATGGAAGGGACGAACAACAAGATCAAGCTCATCAAACGCCGTGGTTATGGCTATCGAAACCTCGAACGATTCTTTTTAAGATTGCGCCTCGAGATCGGTCGTCAAAATAGCAACCACGAGTTATGGTGA
- a CDS encoding peptidoglycan DD-metalloendopeptidase family protein, producing the protein MKNKVILIASSVLLTTTFSMHSPKVEASSAYNVKVKTDDLRVRTGPSLNHKIVGITNTGQTFSYLGKKGAWTKVLYKGNTRYIYSSYLKKYKSHVAKKTSYNNSLFASPTEGRLTQGYGNSNGAYGYTFHNGVDLAAAKGTPVYASASGKVITSKNSGAYGKHVMISHSLQNQKYVTVYAHMNSLSVKNGQTVSKGMKIGTVGNTGNSFGNHLHFEIHKNSYKYSSYSAANSVNPMNYL; encoded by the coding sequence ATGAAAAACAAGGTAATACTTATCGCTTCTAGTGTCTTACTCACAACAACTTTTTCGATGCATAGTCCAAAAGTCGAAGCAAGTAGTGCATATAACGTAAAAGTGAAGACAGACGATCTTCGTGTTCGGACTGGTCCTTCTCTCAATCACAAAATTGTCGGCATCACTAACACTGGGCAGACCTTTTCTTATTTAGGAAAAAAAGGAGCTTGGACAAAAGTACTTTACAAAGGAAACACACGGTATATCTATAGTTCTTACCTAAAAAAATATAAGAGCCACGTTGCCAAAAAAACATCATATAATAACTCTCTTTTTGCTTCTCCTACAGAAGGTCGGCTGACCCAAGGATACGGAAACTCTAATGGTGCTTACGGTTATACATTCCATAATGGCGTTGATCTAGCTGCAGCAAAAGGCACACCCGTCTACGCTTCTGCCAGTGGAAAAGTCATTACATCTAAAAACAGCGGTGCATACGGTAAACACGTTATGATTTCACATAGTCTACAGAATCAAAAATACGTAACCGTTTATGCTCATATGAACAGCCTTTCGGTAAAAAATGGTCAGACAGTCTCTAAAGGTATGAAGATTGGAACAGTTGGGAATACAGGAAACTCGTTCGGAAATCATTTGCACTTTGAGATTCATAAAAACAGTTATAAATACAGCAGTTATTCTGCAGCGAATAGTGTCAACCCAATGAACTATTTGTAA
- a CDS encoding IS3 family transposase, with amino-acid sequence MFQYVKFNSLSDYEVRERVNNYLTYYNEERIQEKLGYLTPIKYGVAVA; translated from the coding sequence GTGTTCCAGTACGTCAAGTTCAACTCGTTAAGCGACTATGAAGTGCGTGAGCGGGTGAATAATTACTTAACTTACTACAACGAAGAACGTATCCAAGAAAAATTAGGCTACCTCACACCGATAAAATATGGTGTGGCGGTAGCCTAA
- a CDS encoding MATE family efflux transporter, with amino-acid sequence MKFILLLALPAVAENFFQTLLGFVDTLFVSRIGLAEVSAVGVTNAILAIYLAVFMAIGVAVNVYVANNLGAERIERARHIAQQAIVLSVVVGVTFGVVTLFFAEPLLRLMGVENDVLEAGSTYFKIVGIPSIVMALMFVLSSILRGAGDTKSPMKVSIVINVVNIVLDYMLIFGFWIIPELGLVGAALATVIARLVGTLLLMNYIRKTEVIAFRKDFWRPDLEHQLELVNLGSPAAIERLVMRAGQIVYFGFIVVLGTNTFAAHQIAGNLEVFSYMLAYGFATAATILVGRNIGAGDHETAKEYARLSTFMAMGFMSLFGVVLFFFGGWAGSLFTDDPQVIKDIDVALKIAAVFQPFLAVVLVLTGGFQGANNTKFPMYLTTIGMWVIRTGAVYVLAIQMQMGIAGVWIAIGLDIVFKAIVLWIQFSRGRWIVVESEPQKPCHPKTKHEDVRCINNY; translated from the coding sequence ATGAAATTCATCCTTCTACTCGCGTTACCAGCGGTTGCCGAGAATTTTTTCCAAACGTTGCTCGGATTTGTCGATACGCTGTTCGTCTCAAGAATCGGCCTAGCAGAAGTGTCAGCGGTAGGAGTGACGAATGCCATCCTCGCCATCTACTTAGCTGTCTTTATGGCAATCGGTGTGGCAGTAAACGTTTATGTCGCCAATAACTTAGGCGCAGAACGAATCGAGCGCGCGAGACATATCGCGCAGCAGGCCATCGTCCTATCTGTCGTGGTCGGGGTGACCTTTGGGGTCGTGACGCTATTTTTCGCTGAGCCTCTCCTGCGGTTGATGGGGGTGGAGAATGACGTTTTAGAAGCTGGTAGCACCTACTTCAAAATTGTCGGGATCCCATCGATCGTGATGGCATTGATGTTTGTGCTCAGTAGTATCTTACGAGGTGCGGGAGATACAAAATCACCGATGAAGGTGAGCATCGTCATCAATGTCGTCAATATTGTGCTCGACTATATGTTGATTTTCGGTTTTTGGATCATCCCCGAACTTGGTCTCGTCGGAGCGGCACTCGCGACCGTCATCGCCCGGCTCGTCGGGACGCTCTTATTGATGAACTATATTCGTAAGACGGAAGTGATCGCCTTCAGGAAAGATTTCTGGAGACCGGATCTCGAACACCAGTTGGAGCTCGTGAACCTTGGAAGCCCGGCGGCTATCGAGCGATTGGTCATGAGAGCCGGACAGATCGTGTATTTCGGATTCATCGTGGTACTCGGGACGAACACCTTCGCCGCGCATCAAATTGCAGGGAATCTAGAGGTGTTCTCTTATATGTTGGCATATGGTTTCGCGACAGCAGCAACCATTCTCGTCGGTCGCAACATCGGAGCGGGAGACCACGAGACCGCCAAAGAATATGCCAGATTGAGCACGTTCATGGCGATGGGCTTCATGTCCTTATTCGGGGTCGTCTTATTCTTCTTCGGAGGATGGGCAGGTTCACTTTTCACCGACGATCCCCAAGTCATCAAAGACATCGATGTCGCGTTAAAAATAGCAGCGGTCTTCCAGCCTTTCCTAGCAGTTGTCCTTGTATTGACCGGTGGATTCCAAGGAGCGAACAATACGAAGTTTCCAATGTATCTGACCACGATCGGTATGTGGGTGATCCGGACTGGGGCAGTATATGTATTGGCGATTCAGATGCAGATGGGCATTGCAGGAGTGTGGATCGCCATCGGTCTAGACATCGTCTTTAAGGCGATCGTCCTTTGGATTCAATTCAGCCGAGGGCGTTGGATTGTAGTGGAATCCGAACCGCAGAAGCCCTGTCATCCCAAAACTAAGCATGAAGACGTGCGATGTATAAATAATTATTAA
- a CDS encoding heavy-metal-associated domain-containing protein codes for MKKSTFQVAGMSCGSCINKIEGHVGKLAGIESVKVNLSAGEVDVTFDESQLTLSEIETAIQETGYEVTEATVKIGCSCCK; via the coding sequence ATGAAAAAATCAACATTTCAGGTAGCGGGTATGTCTTGTGGATCTTGTATCAATAAGATTGAAGGACACGTTGGAAAGTTAGCGGGTATTGAATCAGTGAAGGTCAATCTTTCGGCGGGAGAGGTGGACGTGACGTTCGATGAAAGCCAACTCACACTTTCTGAGATTGAAACCGCAATTCAAGAGACTGGCTACGAGGTAACGGAGGCGACCGTTAAAATCGGTTGTTCTTGCTGCAAGTAA
- a CDS encoding glutaredoxin family protein, with the protein MDRDLQLELYTRPTCSDCQDAKKYLKTISVSYVNKDVGVNLDLEQEMVAISGNRIVPLFVFYKKGMLRKRRVVKYFVGFENNKEEILTLLR; encoded by the coding sequence ATGGATAGAGATCTACAGCTCGAACTTTACACGCGTCCGACGTGTTCAGATTGTCAGGATGCCAAAAAATACTTAAAAACAATCTCAGTCTCTTATGTGAACAAAGATGTGGGTGTGAACCTTGACCTTGAACAAGAAATGGTAGCGATATCAGGGAATCGAATCGTACCACTGTTTGTCTTCTACAAAAAAGGGATGCTCAGAAAAAGAAGAGTAGTGAAGTACTTTGTTGGCTTCGAGAACAACAAAGAAGAGATTCTAACATTGCTACGATAA
- a CDS encoding heavy metal translocating P-type ATPase, translating to MESKTFAVEGMTCASCVQTVEKATKKLPGVVTSNVNLATGKLSIHYDETKISPLDIQTTVEKAGYKASTETEQRSFVITGMTCASCVQTIEKATRKMVGVTESNVNLATEKLVIRYDPQLVTVSDVIRVVANAGYEAREDQESADSQDTEKEKKLKKIQSMWNRFVGSAIFTIPLLYVAMGHMIGLPLPMALHPTMNPELFAVLQLMMTIPVMLFGWKFFSVGFKTLFRGHPNMYSLVALGTSAAFFYSVGATMAILSGYEGYVNSLYYETAAVILTLITLGKYLEVRSMGKTSEAIEKLMGLAPKTAKVVRNGQELEVSMDEVIVGDTIIVKPGEKIPVDGVVLSGNTSVDESMLTGESIPVEKNVGAQVIGASINKNGIIQYRATKVGKDTALSQIIKLVEDAQGSRAPIAKLADIISGYFVPIVIVVAILSGIAWYLGGQTGLFALTITISVLVIACPCALGLATPTAIMVGTGKGAENGVLIKSGGALETTHKVQTIVFDKTGTITEGKPKVTDIVTVNGHQEDELLRLTASAEKGSEHPLGEAIVRAAEDRMMRVMDIDRFEAIPGHGIEVLIDGKVLLAGNRKLMKDRGISLDVLEGASDKLAHQGKTPMYIAIDQQIAGIIAVADTVKENSRKAIQKLQRMGIEVAMITGDNKGTAMAIARQVGIDRVLSEVLPEDKANEVKKLQAEGKKVAMVGDGINDAPALAQADIGIAIGSGTDVAIESADIVLMRSDLMDVPTAVELSKSTIRNIKQNLFWAFAYNVMCIPFAMGIVYLLGGPLLNPILAGAAMSLSSVSVLVNALRLKRFQPSMIK from the coding sequence ATGGAGAGTAAGACATTTGCCGTGGAAGGGATGACCTGTGCGTCCTGCGTTCAGACAGTTGAAAAAGCAACAAAAAAATTGCCTGGCGTAGTGACCTCCAACGTCAACCTAGCGACTGGGAAATTGAGCATTCATTACGATGAGACGAAAATCTCGCCGCTGGATATTCAGACGACCGTCGAGAAGGCTGGCTACAAGGCCTCAACCGAGACCGAGCAAAGATCATTTGTCATCACAGGGATGACTTGTGCCTCGTGTGTGCAGACGATTGAGAAGGCCACGAGGAAAATGGTGGGTGTGACTGAGTCGAATGTGAACTTGGCGACAGAAAAATTAGTTATTCGATATGATCCTCAGCTGGTGACTGTATCAGATGTCATCCGAGTGGTGGCAAACGCCGGATATGAGGCAAGAGAAGATCAAGAATCAGCGGATAGTCAAGATACCGAGAAAGAAAAGAAACTGAAAAAAATTCAATCGATGTGGAACCGATTTGTAGGGTCGGCGATTTTCACGATTCCATTACTCTATGTGGCGATGGGGCATATGATCGGCCTACCCCTACCGATGGCATTGCATCCAACGATGAACCCAGAATTGTTCGCTGTCTTGCAGCTCATGATGACCATCCCAGTGATGTTGTTCGGATGGAAATTCTTCTCCGTCGGATTTAAGACATTGTTCCGAGGGCATCCGAATATGTATTCACTTGTCGCCCTAGGGACGAGCGCAGCCTTCTTCTATAGCGTCGGTGCCACCATGGCTATCCTCTCAGGTTATGAGGGATACGTGAATAGCCTCTACTATGAGACAGCCGCAGTCATTCTCACGCTGATCACATTAGGTAAATATCTTGAAGTCCGGTCGATGGGTAAAACATCCGAAGCGATTGAAAAATTGATGGGACTGGCACCTAAGACGGCAAAGGTCGTCCGCAACGGACAAGAGTTAGAAGTATCAATGGACGAAGTCATCGTCGGCGACACGATTATCGTAAAGCCTGGTGAGAAGATTCCGGTGGATGGCGTGGTTCTATCAGGTAATACGTCTGTAGACGAATCCATGCTGACCGGTGAAAGTATCCCTGTTGAAAAAAATGTGGGTGCTCAAGTCATCGGTGCCAGCATCAACAAGAACGGGATCATCCAATACCGAGCCACGAAAGTCGGTAAGGATACAGCGCTATCTCAAATCATCAAATTGGTCGAGGATGCACAGGGCTCTCGAGCTCCTATCGCAAAACTGGCCGATATCATCTCCGGATACTTTGTACCGATTGTCATCGTCGTCGCGATCCTTTCAGGAATTGCATGGTATTTAGGCGGTCAGACCGGCCTCTTCGCCTTGACGATCACGATTTCAGTACTGGTCATCGCCTGCCCTTGTGCACTAGGTTTGGCCACACCAACAGCAATCATGGTGGGTACGGGCAAAGGTGCTGAGAATGGTGTGTTGATCAAGAGTGGCGGCGCCTTGGAGACGACCCATAAAGTCCAGACGATCGTGTTCGACAAGACAGGGACGATCACTGAAGGAAAACCGAAAGTGACAGATATCGTGACAGTGAATGGACATCAAGAAGATGAGTTGTTACGCTTGACAGCTTCCGCTGAAAAAGGGTCTGAACATCCATTGGGCGAAGCAATCGTAAGAGCGGCAGAGGACAGAATGATGCGTGTCATGGATATCGATCGTTTTGAAGCCATCCCAGGGCACGGGATCGAAGTCCTGATCGACGGAAAAGTCTTGCTTGCCGGAAACAGAAAATTGATGAAAGACCGCGGCATCTCACTGGATGTCCTTGAAGGCGCTTCAGACAAACTCGCACACCAAGGCAAGACGCCGATGTATATCGCGATTGACCAACAAATCGCAGGGATCATCGCTGTCGCAGACACCGTCAAAGAAAACAGTCGTAAAGCCATTCAGAAACTTCAACGAATGGGTATCGAAGTAGCCATGATCACCGGAGACAACAAAGGTACGGCCATGGCGATTGCGAGACAGGTCGGGATCGATCGGGTACTGAGTGAAGTGTTACCTGAAGATAAAGCGAACGAAGTGAAGAAGTTACAGGCCGAAGGGAAGAAGGTCGCAATGGTCGGTGATGGAATCAATGACGCACCAGCCTTGGCCCAAGCAGACATCGGAATCGCGATCGGTTCGGGTACTGACGTTGCGATCGAATCTGCAGACATCGTCTTGATGCGAAGCGATTTGATGGATGTACCTACAGCTGTCGAATTGAGCAAGTCAACCATCCGCAATATTAAACAGAACCTGTTTTGGGCATTTGCCTATAATGTCATGTGTATCCCGTTTGCGATGGGGATTGTTTATCTACTTGGTGGGCCCTTATTGAACCCGATTCTTGCTGGAGCGGCCATGAGTTTAAGCTCAGTCTCGGTCCTGGTGAACGCACTCCGTTTGAAACGATTCCAGCCTTCGATGATCAAATAA
- a CDS encoding heavy-metal-associated domain-containing protein, translating to MKKTILTIKGMSCAHCVNKVESALEGLNGVESAKVNLKKGIAKVKYDETRLDVNEFKEVVGEVGYEVESAQ from the coding sequence ATGAAAAAAACGATTTTAACGATTAAAGGTATGTCATGCGCTCATTGTGTCAACAAAGTCGAGTCAGCACTTGAAGGTCTGAATGGGGTTGAAAGTGCGAAAGTCAACTTAAAGAAAGGCATTGCAAAAGTGAAGTACGATGAAACACGACTAGATGTGAATGAATTTAAAGAAGTTGTGGGCGAGGTCGGTTACGAAGTCGAATCAGCCCAATAA
- a CDS encoding CopY/TcrY family copper transport repressor, with the protein MAEHVEKQITDSEWEVMRVVWAQKHVTSKEIIEVLEKKMSWKPATTKTFIGRLVKKGMLSTEAEGKKFIYSANVVEGDVIRETLHDLLDHICDRDVGNTIGTMITQATLSVQDIENLKKILEMKESEAVEDIPCTCTPGQCRCQDHSCGSRH; encoded by the coding sequence ATGGCTGAACATGTCGAAAAACAAATCACGGATTCAGAATGGGAAGTCATGCGTGTCGTTTGGGCCCAAAAGCACGTGACCAGTAAAGAAATCATCGAGGTATTGGAAAAGAAGATGAGCTGGAAGCCTGCGACGACGAAGACATTCATTGGAAGGCTCGTGAAAAAAGGGATGCTCTCAACCGAGGCCGAGGGGAAGAAATTCATCTACTCCGCGAACGTCGTTGAAGGTGACGTCATCAGAGAGACGTTACACGATCTACTCGATCATATCTGTGACAGGGATGTCGGGAACACAATCGGAACGATGATCACACAGGCGACACTGAGTGTACAGGATATCGAGAATCTCAAAAAAATCCTTGAGATGAAGGAAAGTGAAGCGGTGGAGGACATTCCATGCACCTGTACCCCGGGTCAATGCAGATGTCAGGACCATTCCTGTGGATCCAGACATTGA
- a CDS encoding thioredoxin family protein, whose amino-acid sequence MTVVNNLKLYEFKINTTQLSTNRISVLRETISLKKHTKWTRIYRLTNNVYSCKFKSITNVNEKRGEKMLSKFQLSDLQMVNHSTQPVVLKFTADWCPGCRQLALLFESVAEGYPDAFSRQEYSQ is encoded by the coding sequence ATGACAGTAGTTAACAATTTAAAGCTGTATGAGTTCAAAATAAATACGACCCAACTAAGTACGAATCGAATTAGTGTTTTGAGAGAAACAATAAGCTTAAAGAAACATACAAAATGGACACGAATATATAGATTGACAAATAACGTTTACAGTTGTAAATTTAAATCGATTACAAACGTAAACGAAAAGAGAGGAGAAAAAATGCTTTCGAAATTTCAATTATCTGATTTGCAAATGGTTAATCACTCTACGCAGCCTGTAGTCTTAAAGTTCACCGCCGATTGGTGCCCGGGATGCCGTCAGCTCGCACTACTATTTGAAAGCGTTGCTGAAGGATATCCAGATGCGTTTTCTAGACAAGAATATAGCCAATGA
- a CDS encoding cation diffusion facilitator family transporter, whose protein sequence is MASTDKASKNIKLAFIINLVFSIGEFIGGFLINSVAIMSDAIHDLGDALALGLSWFLQKFSNKKPDHNFTFGYNRFSLLGALINATILIIGSVYIFTQAIPLLFEPEHSNAQGMIWFAIFGVLLNGFAAFRLHKGKSVNEGVLSWHLLEDVLGWIAVLVVGIVLLFKDIHILDPILSIAIALFILVNVFRNLVKTMKILLGAVPDGIDIDEVKQKIEGIEEVISVQNLYVWSIDGEDNAMNLHLIVEEMNLKDSTIVKQKVKEVTSKLDIKHSTIELESKKHN, encoded by the coding sequence ATGGCGAGTACTGATAAGGCATCAAAAAATATCAAACTAGCATTTATAATTAATCTTGTTTTCTCGATTGGTGAATTTATCGGGGGATTTTTGATTAATAGTGTTGCAATCATGTCGGACGCCATTCACGATTTAGGTGATGCTCTTGCATTGGGCCTGTCCTGGTTCTTACAAAAATTTTCGAACAAAAAACCCGATCATAACTTCACTTTTGGATATAATCGTTTTTCCCTTTTAGGAGCATTAATAAATGCGACAATATTAATAATTGGATCTGTATATATTTTTACTCAAGCAATTCCTCTACTGTTTGAACCGGAGCATTCTAATGCACAAGGAATGATTTGGTTTGCAATTTTTGGTGTGCTTTTAAATGGTTTTGCGGCATTCCGTCTACACAAAGGAAAATCAGTAAATGAGGGAGTACTATCTTGGCACCTTTTAGAAGATGTTTTAGGTTGGATTGCCGTTCTTGTAGTAGGGATAGTTTTACTCTTCAAGGATATACATATACTTGACCCCATCCTATCAATTGCTATTGCGTTGTTTATATTAGTGAATGTGTTTCGTAATTTAGTTAAAACAATGAAAATACTTTTAGGTGCTGTCCCTGATGGTATTGACATCGATGAGGTGAAGCAAAAGATTGAAGGTATTGAAGAAGTGATTTCTGTTCAAAACCTATATGTCTGGTCAATTGATGGCGAAGATAACGCCATGAATTTACACTTAATAGTAGAAGAGATGAATCTAAAGGATTCAACTATTGTTAAACAAAAAGTCAAAGAAGTGACTTCAAAACTAGATATTAAACATTCTACAATAGAGTTAGAATCAAAAAAACACAACTAA